In one window of Candidatus Binatia bacterium DNA:
- a CDS encoding energy transducer TonB, translating to MAVDAAAQAQLVTASAESGNLDGAGGDEIAHLSGTGSGHAPGSGIGDGLDRRAFCVYCPEPYYPLIARARGWQGTVEVALSVLADGSVNGARLGRSSGYPALDEAAIAVARQSRFRLPPDGLSKPLRGRIEYRFILSSR from the coding sequence GTGGCAGTAGACGCGGCCGCGCAGGCGCAACTAGTCACTGCTTCCGCCGAATCAGGAAATCTCGACGGTGCGGGCGGAGATGAAATAGCGCACCTGTCCGGCACAGGTTCGGGCCACGCGCCCGGCTCGGGAATAGGTGACGGTCTCGACCGACGCGCCTTCTGTGTCTACTGTCCGGAGCCCTACTATCCGCTCATTGCCCGCGCGCGCGGCTGGCAGGGCACGGTAGAAGTTGCACTGTCCGTACTCGCCGACGGTTCGGTAAACGGCGCGCGCTTGGGGCGGTCCTCCGGCTACCCGGCTCTCGACGAAGCAGCGATCGCGGTTGCCCGTCAGAGCCGCTTCCGCCTGCCGCCTGACGGTCTTTCGAAACCGCTGCGCGGGCGCATCGAGTATCGCTTTATATTGAGTTCACGTTGA
- a CDS encoding DUF971 domain-containing protein — translation MNHPLEVRRMAEENQLKITWNDGHVSLYPLPYLRGWCPCAVCQGHGGERRYVRAQNTELTNIAVVGKYALGLTWGDGHDTGIYSYAYLRPLCPCADCHPTT, via the coding sequence ATGAACCATCCGCTCGAAGTCCGACGCATGGCGGAAGAGAACCAGCTCAAGATCACCTGGAACGATGGCCACGTGAGTTTGTATCCGCTGCCGTATCTGCGCGGGTGGTGTCCATGTGCTGTATGTCAGGGGCATGGCGGTGAACGCCGCTACGTGCGCGCGCAGAACACGGAACTGACCAACATTGCCGTGGTCGGCAAGTACGCGCTGGGCCTCACCTGGGGTGACGGTCACGACACCGGTATCTACTCGTACGCCTATCTGCGCCCACTGTGCCCGTGCGCGGACTGCCACCCGACGACGTAG
- a CDS encoding histidine phosphatase family protein: MRLTLVRHGETAGQSSIRYYGRTNVPLSDLGRIQMERVRATLVTQRFAAVYTSTLSRAAEAARIISSARAASDRAPMLMQLAGFDEIDFGEWEGLTADEIRARHPRLYAEWEGLGADFTYPGGESNRDFRARVARALHEVLARAPRGELLFVLHKGVIRCIVAELLALDEAHRRDLTAELGSIHVIARQSDQWRAEALDQMAHL; this comes from the coding sequence ATGCGCCTTACGCTCGTTCGTCACGGCGAAACTGCAGGACAGTCGAGCATCCGCTATTACGGACGGACCAACGTGCCGCTCAGCGACCTGGGGCGGATACAGATGGAACGGGTGCGGGCCACGTTGGTAACCCAGCGCTTCGCCGCGGTGTACACCAGCACGCTCTCGCGCGCCGCCGAGGCGGCACGGATCATCAGTAGCGCGCGAGCCGCCAGCGATCGCGCCCCGATGCTGATGCAGCTCGCCGGCTTCGATGAGATCGATTTCGGCGAGTGGGAAGGGCTCACAGCAGACGAGATCCGGGCACGGCACCCGCGACTCTATGCCGAATGGGAAGGGCTCGGGGCGGACTTCACCTATCCCGGCGGAGAGTCGAACCGCGACTTTCGCGCCCGCGTGGCGCGGGCGCTGCATGAGGTGCTGGCGCGGGCACCACGGGGCGAATTGCTCTTCGTCCTGCACAAGGGCGTGATCCGCTGCATCGTGGCCGAGCTCTTGGCGCTCGACGAGGCGCACCGCCGCGACCTGACCGCAGAGCTGGGCTCCATCCACGTCATCGCGCGACAGAGCGACCAGTGGCGGGCGGAAGCACTGGATCAGATGGCGCATTTGTGA
- a CDS encoding HD domain-containing protein — MLIRDPIHGDISLSPLEQQVLDTPEMQRLRGIKQLGTASLVYPGCVHTRFDHSLGVNALSKRIINAVRASGTQVEADMEQLIGAAALLHDVTHVPFGHTLEDERRLFPRHDKGVRFIALFNGALGERLAALGVKHALAAMLGVESAPAITVPAWSRQIISSTIDADLLDYLHRDAYFAGLAPHYDQRIFRYFIVDGDQLVINMTKHGMERPDARSETVQLLRLRYFLTERVYYHHTKVAAGAMISKAVELAHEHGALKEEELLQLNDWSLLQRLKEIPSAQRPDPRIVGLVERLERRVLLKRGYVVSALSVAEKERRRLVERFHESASNRRDAEETLARELGCDAAEVIVYCPALTVMKEAAALVRTPGGLTALNQCDDQPNSEIKALEARYAALWRFYVFVPDALVTRTAGAARTFFGYPSEHQTGVGSLSSPSPSGRGSG, encoded by the coding sequence ATGCTGATCCGCGATCCCATCCACGGCGACATCTCGCTCAGCCCGCTCGAGCAACAGGTGCTCGATACGCCGGAGATGCAGCGGCTGCGCGGTATCAAGCAGCTGGGCACCGCCAGCCTGGTGTACCCCGGCTGTGTGCACACCCGCTTCGATCATTCGCTCGGCGTCAATGCGCTGAGCAAGCGCATCATCAACGCCGTGCGGGCGTCGGGCACCCAGGTCGAGGCGGATATGGAGCAGCTCATCGGTGCGGCGGCGCTGCTCCATGACGTGACGCACGTGCCCTTCGGGCACACGTTGGAGGACGAACGGCGACTGTTCCCGCGTCACGACAAGGGGGTGCGCTTCATCGCCCTTTTCAATGGTGCCTTGGGCGAACGGCTGGCGGCGCTAGGCGTCAAGCACGCCCTCGCGGCGATGCTGGGCGTGGAAAGCGCGCCGGCCATCACCGTGCCCGCATGGTCCCGGCAGATCATCTCCAGCACCATTGACGCGGACTTGCTCGATTACCTCCACCGCGATGCCTACTTCGCCGGCCTGGCGCCACACTACGACCAGCGCATTTTCCGTTACTTCATCGTCGATGGTGACCAACTGGTGATCAACATGACCAAGCACGGGATGGAGCGGCCCGATGCGCGGTCGGAAACGGTACAACTGCTGCGCTTGCGCTACTTCCTGACCGAACGCGTCTACTACCATCACACCAAGGTGGCGGCGGGGGCGATGATCTCCAAGGCCGTGGAACTCGCCCACGAACACGGGGCGTTGAAGGAAGAGGAACTGTTGCAGCTCAACGACTGGAGCTTGTTGCAGCGGTTGAAAGAAATCCCCAGCGCTCAGCGTCCGGACCCGCGGATCGTGGGCCTGGTTGAGCGGTTGGAAAGACGTGTCCTGCTCAAACGCGGATACGTGGTGTCGGCGCTGAGCGTGGCGGAGAAAGAACGCCGCCGCCTGGTCGAACGCTTCCACGAGTCCGCCAGCAACCGCCGTGACGCCGAGGAAACCCTGGCGCGCGAGCTCGGCTGTGACGCGGCGGAGGTCATCGTCTATTGCCCGGCACTGACGGTCATGAAAGAGGCCGCCGCGCTGGTGCGGACGCCCGGAGGTTTGACGGCGCTCAACCAGTGCGATGACCAGCCGAACTCAGAAATCAAGGCGCTCGAGGCACGCTACGCTGCGCTCTGGCGGTTCTACGTGTTCGTCCCCGATGCCTTGGTGACGCGAACCGCAGGTGCGGCCCGTACCTTCTTCGGCTATCCGAGCGAGCACCAGACGGGAGTTGGATCACTTTCTTCTCCCTCGCCCTCTGGGAGAGGGTCGGGGTGA